The region AGCCTGCAGCCAGGCGCTGTCCTCTCTGCAAAGACTTCCTGGATTTGCTGggctcttttctgtcttcttcagcACCATCTCCTCCCAAATGAGCTCTTTTTCAGAGTCTTTATCTGGGGAAGGGCTCCATAGTTTCTGCTGTGGGTTTGATGTTTTCTCAGCTTTCCAGGAGTGAGGAGACTTTGCCTTATGAGAATTTGGAGAGGGGTGAGAATTGCAGGGctgactctctctcccctccccatgtctgGGAACCGTAGTCTAGTGGGCAAGTGGGTAGGATTAGGGATTCGGGTGAGGAAGTGAACCTGCTTTCTCTTCCAATGACTACTGAGGCTTTTGGCAGAAAAAACAAGTCCAGTCTAAGTGGTAGTATACATCTTTAATGCAAGCAtctggggaggttgaggcaggaaatccattgagttcaaggccagcccgggctACCTAGTAAGGCTCCGTGTCTACAGACTTTTGGAGCTTGccggcgagatggctcagcagttaaaggaactcgttctttcagaggacccaggttcagttcccagcacccatacggtGGTTCACAgttgttaactccagttccagagggtctaATGTCCTCTTTGGATCTCTGGGGGTGCCAGGCTACATACAGTGTACAAACAACAGGCAAAACAccctcacacataaaataaatcttcaaagagGGAAGACCCACCATTCCCCTGAACCCGATAGCaggttctcctttcctttccgCTGCAGTGTGTCGTACCTCTGGGAGAAATACGGGCTTGGGGATCCAGCCCCCAGTCCACTGCAGAGTGCTGAGGTCACCCTCAATCTCCTGTACAATTGCCTCATACTCGGCTCGAAGGCTCTGGAATTGACGTCGGACCAAGAAGCCTCGGAAGCCGGCCTAATGTAGAGAACAAGTGGAAAAGCTAGCCCTTAACATTTTTGGAAAAGCGGTATTTTGGCAAGCACTCTTGATTTTGTCGCTGCCAAGCTCTTGCACATGGTGGGCAAGCACTCGACCTCTGAGCCCAAAAGAGAGAGATTTTTGCATGCTGGGGGCTGGCTGCCAGAGGGAACACGGTCATGGGGAAGGGTTAGGCGAGTGTGGTTTGGAGCTCTGGGAGCTGAAGAGAAGATGCTGACCCTCATTCTCTTCCCTAACCCGGCCACAGCTCCGCATTCTTCAGTGCAGTGCGGGGGCATGTGAGTAAGATGTTATGTGACAGCTTTTCGCCGGAAGGTCCAGCCCCTCACCCCAGGTGCACTCGCAATTCCATCCCGACCTGCAATGTAGACACCTTTCGAAGGAAAAGGTCGGGATCCATCTTGTTACCAACCGCCCTGCACTGTGCGTCACTGGCTTGCGTGCTCACTTGCGTGCGTTTGCGCAGTGAGTCTTCAGGCAGCGCCGCTCCTGGGCATGCGCAAATGTAGGGCCCCACCCGCCGTCTCCAGGGACACGCGCTGGGCTTCTCCATCCGAGTCGCGCACGCATCTGGGTGCGGGGGGGCCCCCCTTCCCAACCCTGAGTTTGGCATAGTGAGAGCAAGGAGAGCACAGAGGAGtcgcttttctgtttgtttaattcCAACCAGTGCCCCCGACCCCATAGCACCAAGGGGCTTCCGAATCCGTAAAATTCACAGTTTGAAGAGAAGGAGAGCAGCAAAAGAGTCTAGGCGACACCTACGCCGCTGGCTGGTCCTCAGGCTCAGCATTCTCTGCCAAGTGTAGCTTCTGTCTGTGTCAGTCAAGGACTGTGACACTTTGAACCTGTGTATCCACGTGTTTTCCCACACTGTAtaggttgtgtgtctgtgtgtgtgtgtgttcaggaccACCACACCAGGGTACAACCAcctaaataaagattaaaatctgaaagccagatgtggtgtcatatgcctttaattccagcacttgggaggcagaggcaggtggatctctgtatctctgtgagttcgaggccagcctactttactcagaacagccagggctacacagagaaaccctgtttcgaaccCCCGAATTCCTCTTGCCCCCTAAAAGAAAAAGCGGAAAGGGCAGGAGAACAGCAGACAAGCTTTGCTATGTGTCAGTGTCTGCTTCAAAGATTTCCATCATGCTAGGGCTTACACAGTGAGACGGTCTCAAAAATGATATCACTGTTTGAAACATACTTCTTACGTGCATTTTTCTCTCCTCCGTGGCCctgctctgtttgtttgtttgtttgtttgtttaatcctagctgtcctagatctcactatgtagatctggaTGACCTCAAACCCAAGAGCTCCGCTTCCCcgtgcctctgccttccaagtggtgGGAATAACATTTTGTGTCACCACATCTGATGCATTTTTCCCTTAGAATTTGGGAAATTCTATATTCCTCTTAAGTGGGGCCAGTTTGTTGCCAATTCTGAGTCAGTATGAGAACAGAAGATGGgaatatttattatgtgtgaATAGAGACAGGAATGAAGGAACTCATTTCTTGCCCCTCATTTCTCCCTCACCCTAGAGGCATGTGAATCCCTAAAGCCCCTTGGAAAGGATACATGGAATTGCTAAGATCTTCCAGCTGTCAACACAGAGAAAAAGGTTTATGTCAGGGGACCCAGAACAAACCTGGATGCTCTGGGGAAGGCCTACTGGTGGAGCTTGGGGAGGGGGCGGCTCACAACTCTTGGGTTCATGTACCCCCAACTTTTCATGGGAGACTTGGGAGCCTGTGCCCTCTCCACCCTTGGTGTCCCAGGATCCACAACAGCCAGCTCTATGACTCACATTGCTAAGCAGCTGGTCCAGGTTGCGGTCAGCCATTGTCTTCTTCTGCTCCTCAGGCAAGCCTTCTGTGaccccatcctcctcttcttcctcgtcctcttcctccccacacaCATCCAGGCTGAAGTGCAATCTGGCCAACTTCTCCTGCATCTCCCGAACATGCTCCAACTGCTCGAAGGAACATTCCTTCCCTGGATAACTCTTGAGTTTAGGAGGCAGCCTGGGACCCTAACCCCAGCCTGTCCCCAGACCAAGACCCCCAGCAGCACCCACACAGAACTGCCCTGCTCCCAGACTCACCAAAGGCCTGCAGGCGGCCTGAATGAAAATCATTGAGCAAGTTCAGCAGTCCTCCCTCCATCTCATAAACATCTGTCACCTCCGTCAGGAAGGAGTGCTGCAGGGGTGTGCCTGCAGAGCCGCCTCCACCTCCAGCCAGCACCGGTCGGCATTTCTCCTTGCCTACTCTGGGTAAAGTAGACATGACTGTGGTCATAGGTGTGTCTGCCCCACCCACTCACCAACACAAACTGGTGTTTGTTCTCTGGTCCTGTCCTGAGCAGCAGGATAGGTTAAGGGAAGGAGCATatgaaggggagaaaggaagagggcagAAAGACATCTGTTTccatggatgcttgcagccagaGGCCTACCTGCAAGGAGACTGACCGAGAGCCCATGAAGCCCATGTGACTCTGGATAGGTCACTTGTCCTTGAGGGAGTTTCTTCTTTTACTGCCAATGCAGCACCTCCCACCAAAAATCACCCTGCTCTTGTTCCTTTCCAGAAACTGTTCTGAATTTTCCATCTCCTTGAAGGTGTGGCTCTGGCTACAGCAGGGCAACACATCCTTCTCCCCAGAGTAACCCTGAACACAGCAGCCAGTTGGGCCTTCCTTCCTCTCCGACTGCATTTCCTACCATTCTCAAAGAGCCCTGAGCTCCGGATAAAATCTACTATGGCCATGCCAGTATATGCTGGCCAGGCAGATGGTATGGAGTCCCACAGAGGACACTGGTTTATTTAGAACAATGGGGAAAAGAACACATTGTATTTATGGGAACAAACCTGGACCTAGGGTAGGATCcaaattatcttttgttttgttatttttgagacaaggtctaactATTCAGCCTTGACTTGGCccggaactcactgtgtagtccaagcTGTTCTCAGAGAGATACGCCAGCCTCTGCCAcccaatgctaggattaaaggcatgtgccaccgcacCTGGCCACCAAAATTCTTAACaacactggttttgttttgttttgttttttttgaggtagggtctcctCTGAcccaggctaacttcaaactctctatgtagccaatGATctgtgaactcctgatcctgcaactctgccacccaagtgctgggatgatggCCCTGCA is a window of Mus caroli chromosome 4, CAROLI_EIJ_v1.1, whole genome shotgun sequence DNA encoding:
- the Ccdc28b gene encoding coiled-coil domain-containing protein 28B, producing the protein MEDKKKKRSPKPCLTQPAQAPGTLRRVPVPTSHSGSLALGLPHLPSPKQRAKFKRVGKEKCRPVLAGGGGGSAGTPLQHSFLTEVTDVYEMEGGLLNLLNDFHSGRLQAFGKECSFEQLEHVREMQEKLARLHFSLDVCGEEEDEEEEEDGVTEGLPEEQKKTMADRNLDQLLSNLEDLSNSIQKLHLAENAEPEDQPAA